One stretch of Streptomyces sp. NBC_01142 DNA includes these proteins:
- a CDS encoding lipid-transfer protein, with translation MATLRDATAIAGIGQTPFAKQLPDSEKTLACRAILAALDDAGIDPSEVDGFASYTMEETDEVEIAKAIGAGDVTYFSKVGYGGGGSCATLAHLAGAIATGQASVGVAWRSRKRGSGPRPWKNTAVQLPTPAQWTRPFGLLRPADEIGMLARRYMHEYGATRDHLFNVALACRNRANQNPAAVMYERPLTREMYMTARWISEPLCLFDNCLETDGALACVIVSAERARDCRQRPVYLHSAAQGLPAQHHGMVNYWNDDPLTGPAWTAARHLWKTADFGPQDVDVAQIYDAFTPLVPLSLEGYGFCGRGEGAAFTEGGALEIGGRLPLNTGGGGLSEAYVHGFNLITEGVKQLRGTSTAQVPDAATCLVTAGEGVPTSAVLLRS, from the coding sequence GTGGCGACGCTCAGGGACGCAACAGCGATAGCCGGGATAGGGCAGACCCCGTTCGCCAAACAACTCCCGGACTCCGAGAAGACGTTGGCGTGCCGGGCCATTCTCGCCGCGCTCGACGACGCCGGGATCGACCCGTCCGAGGTCGACGGTTTCGCCTCGTACACGATGGAGGAGACCGACGAGGTCGAGATCGCCAAGGCCATCGGCGCGGGCGACGTGACCTACTTCTCCAAGGTCGGCTACGGCGGCGGCGGTTCCTGCGCCACCCTCGCCCATCTCGCGGGCGCGATCGCCACCGGCCAGGCGAGCGTCGGTGTCGCCTGGCGCTCCCGCAAACGCGGCTCCGGACCAAGGCCCTGGAAGAACACGGCGGTTCAGCTGCCCACCCCCGCCCAGTGGACCCGCCCCTTCGGACTCCTGCGGCCCGCCGACGAGATCGGGATGCTGGCCCGGCGCTATATGCACGAGTACGGCGCCACCCGGGACCATCTCTTCAATGTCGCCCTCGCCTGCCGCAACCGTGCCAACCAGAATCCGGCCGCGGTGATGTACGAGCGGCCGCTGACCCGTGAGATGTATATGACCGCCCGCTGGATCAGCGAGCCGCTCTGCCTCTTCGACAACTGCCTGGAGACGGACGGCGCGCTGGCCTGCGTCATCGTCTCGGCCGAGCGGGCCCGCGACTGCCGGCAGCGGCCGGTGTACCTCCACTCCGCCGCCCAGGGCCTGCCCGCCCAGCACCACGGGATGGTCAACTACTGGAACGACGACCCGCTCACCGGGCCCGCCTGGACGGCGGCCAGACACCTGTGGAAGACCGCCGACTTCGGGCCGCAGGACGTGGACGTGGCGCAGATCTACGACGCGTTCACCCCGCTCGTCCCGCTCTCGCTGGAGGGCTACGGCTTCTGCGGCCGCGGCGAGGGCGCGGCGTTCACCGAGGGCGGGGCCCTGGAGATCGGCGGCCGGCTGCCTCTCAACACGGGCGGCGGCGGGCTCTCGGAGGCGTACGTACACGGCTTCAACCTGATCACCGAGGGCGTGAAACAGCTGCGCGGCACCAGCACCGCCCAGGTCCCGGACGCCGCCACCTGTCTGGTCACCGCCGGCGAGGGCGTGCCCACGTCGGCCGTTCTGCTGAGGAGTTGA
- a CDS encoding Zn-ribbon domain-containing OB-fold protein codes for MTDALLLPVPDDDGAPFWEYAAQGELRVQACAGPGCGELRFPPRPCCPHCRSFASEWHRMSGRGRIWSYVLPHPPLLPAYAAQAPYNAVVVELLDAPRIRLAGNVVAAPDAPLNSVDPARLRIGAGVKVAFTRLGDLTVPRWLLERA; via the coding sequence ATGACCGACGCCTTGCTTCTGCCGGTCCCGGACGACGACGGCGCACCCTTCTGGGAGTACGCCGCCCAGGGCGAACTGCGCGTTCAGGCCTGCGCCGGACCCGGCTGCGGCGAGCTGCGCTTCCCGCCCCGGCCCTGCTGCCCGCACTGCCGGTCGTTCGCGAGCGAGTGGCACAGGATGAGCGGGCGCGGCCGCATCTGGTCGTACGTACTCCCCCATCCGCCGCTGCTGCCCGCGTACGCCGCCCAGGCGCCGTACAACGCGGTCGTCGTCGAGCTGCTGGACGCACCGCGCATCCGGCTGGCCGGCAATGTGGTCGCCGCGCCGGACGCGCCGCTGAACTCCGTGGACCCGGCACGGCTGCGCATCGGGGCCGGGGTGAAGGTGGCGTTCACGCGCCTCGGTGACCTCACCGTCCCGCGCTGGCTGCTGGAGCGCGCATGA